One Coffea arabica cultivar ET-39 chromosome 5c, Coffea Arabica ET-39 HiFi, whole genome shotgun sequence DNA window includes the following coding sequences:
- the LOC113690892 gene encoding fasciclin-like arabinogalactan protein 9 gives MARTALSQLLALAPLLFLLLLRINAQSSTAPAPAPEGPINTTGILDKAGGFSTLIRLLDETQAGNQIDNQLNNSHDGMTLLAPTDNAFQNLPAGALNKLSDQQKVQLIQYHVIPKYYTLTSLQTVSNPVRTEASGQDGGFFGLNFTGQTNQNQVNVSSGTVNTPIYNVVRGKFPLAIYQLDKVMWPMEFNESKASAPVSSPPTLNSTRSGSGDGNTTAETPSTKSDAKSMTVGLSLISGLWLLCMGVLF, from the coding sequence ATGGCTCGAACAGCTCTCTCTCAACTCCTGGCACTCGCTCCActtctcttcctcctcctcctccgcaTCAATGCTCAATCCTCCACAGCTCCAGCCCCAGCCCCAGAAGGGCCAATCAACACAACCGGCATTCTTGACAAAGCTGGCGGATTCAGCACTTTAATTCGCCTCCTGGATGAGACACAAGCAGGCAATCAAATCGACAACCAACTCAACAATTCCCATGACGGAATGACTCTCTTGGCACCCACAGACAATGCATTCCAAAACCTCCCAGCAGGTGCACTCAACAAGCTTTCAGACCAACAAAAAGTTCAACTTATTCAGTACCACGTTATACCTAAATACTATACCTTAACGAGTCTTCAGACAGTCAGCAACCCTGTCAGAACCGAAGCTTCCGGCCAAGATGGGGGCTTTTTCGGCCTGAATTTCACCGGCCAAACCAACCAAAACCAAGTCAATGTATCATCTGGGACGGTTAATACTCCAATCTATAATGTTGTGAGGGGAAAATTTCCTTTGGCTATTTATCAATTAGATAAGGTTATGTGGCCAATGGAATTCAATGAATCCAAGGCTTCTGCTCCTGTCTCATCTCCACCGACTTTGAACTCAACCAGGAGTGGTTCTGGTGATGGAAATACTACTGCAGAAACGCCTTCTACTAAAAGTGATGCCAAAAGTATGACTGTTGGCCTGAGCCTGATTTCAGGGCTTTGGTTGCTTTGCATGGGGGTGCTCTTTTGA